In one Drosophila pseudoobscura strain MV-25-SWS-2005 chromosome X, UCI_Dpse_MV25, whole genome shotgun sequence genomic region, the following are encoded:
- the Mcad gene encoding probable medium-chain specific acyl-CoA dehydrogenase, mitochondrial, which produces MAFLNKIAAPALRQLVSHSRSYAAVSQVSPNGTSFALTEEQLQLQEMARKFTREEIIPVAAQYDKTGEYPWPIIKKAWELGLMNNHIPADIGGLDLDVFTTCLTAEELAYGCTGIMTALEASGLGQTPVILSGNKEQKKKYLGRLLEEPLVAAYGVTEPGAGSDVNGIKTRAEKKGDEYIINGQKMWITNGGVANWYFVLARTNPDPKCPSSKAFTGFIVERDSPGLTPGRKELNMGQRASDTRGITFEDVRVPKENVLIGEGAGFKIAMGTFDKTRPPVAAGAVGLAQRCLDEALKYSLERKTFGVPIAYHQAVQFMLADMAIGVETSRLAWRLSAWEIDQGRRNSYYASIAKCHAADMANKIASDAVQIFGGNGFNSEYPVEKLMRDAKIYQIYEGTSQIQRLIISRNMYEAAKGKA; this is translated from the exons ATGGCGTTCCTCAATAAG ATTGCAGCGCCAGCCCTGCGCCAGCTGGTGTCCCACAGTCGGTCCTATGCCGCCGTGTCCCAGGTGTCGCCCAATGGCACTTCCTTTGCCCTTacggaggagcagctgcagctgcaggagatGGCCCGCAAGTTCACACGCGAGGAGATCATCCCCGTGGCAGCGCAATACGACAAGACCGGCGAGTACCCGTGGCCCATCATAAAGAAGGCCTGGGAGCTGGGTCTGATGAACAACCACATTCCCGCGGATATTGGCGGCCTAGATCTGGATGTCTTCACCACCTGTCTGACGGCCGAGGAGCTGGCTTATGGCTGCACCGGCATCATGACTGCCTTGGAGGCTAGCGGACTGGGT CAAACCCCTGTGATCCTGTCTGGCAACAAGGAACAGAAGAAGAAGTACCTGGGCCGCCTCCTCGAGGAGCCCCTGGTGGCCGCCTATGGTGTAACCGAGCCCGGAGCAGGTTCCGATGTAAATGGCATCAAGACACGAGCCGAAAAGAAGGGCGACGAGTATATCATCAACGGCCAGAAGATGTGGATCACCAACGGCGGTGTGGCCAACTGGTACTTCGTGCTCGCCCGCACCAACCCCGATCCCAAATGCCCGTCCAGCAAGGCCTTCACCGGCTTCATTGTCGAGCGCGACTCTCCCGGCTTGACGCCCGGTCGCAAGGAGCTGAACATGGGCCAGCGCGCCTCCGACACGCGTGGCATCACCTTCGAGGATGTGCGCGTGCCCAAGGAGAACGTGCTGATTGGCGAGGGTGCCGGCTTCAAGATCGCTATGGGCACCTTCGACAAGACTCGCCCTCCAGTGGCCGCCGGTGCTGTCGGTCTGGCCCAGCGTTGCCTCGATGAGGCTCTCAAGTATTCCCTGGAGCGCAAGACCTTCGGTGTGCCGATCGCCTACCACCAGGCTGTGCAGTTCATGCTGGCGGATATGGCCATCGGTGTGGAGACCTCACGTCTGGCGTGGCGCCTGTCCGCCTGGGAGATTGACCAGGGCCGCCGCAACAGCTACTACGCTTCCATTGCCAAGTGCCATGCCGCCGATATGGCCAACAAGATCGCCTCCGATGCCGTCCAGATCTTCGGCGGCAATGGCTTCAACAGCGAGTATCCCGTGGAGAAGCTGATGCGCGATGCCAAGATCTACCAGATCTACGAGGGCACTTCTCAGATCCAGCGCCTCATCATCTCCAGAAACATGTACGAGGCGGCCAAGGGCAAAGCCTAA
- the LOC4813433 gene encoding tonsoku-like protein codes for MDEKRYLKRKEKARSDGNREQVAVSCNQLGDFYNQQGKYNEAVEEYKQEASIYASMGKELETAKAKRMVGEMFTLLCDYDAAKDHINDYLKIAKRLKNQVEQQRAYATLGRVHLLHGQSLTDSSASAAMEQLKLAEKSFLRSLLLIKELSGQISKLEQLDMQARCYLNIGVVKEHMEAFEESIQYINKAIKISKTHDLFELTHLCYISMSLLYNCKKNDASSALRFCNMALEMAKRLPNKVKKICETLITKSEILIKAGDFASVKQILTKAYKKNTPDENDRASIERTLRIVVKICQTLDELVLTSSVDYAKQKTLYEKLGDGCCHLMNYEKALVYYQKMLQNAEMNQETGKSLVPIYVSLYQTYRDNGQYDKALEYLWKEFEVNQDVPSEAFTTLCTIAEICEQQSHPFWTVHDVYQKALRQANKAGAASTKLEKIALVRLRRLQLKHNMDVLVEVLEAEAKAKGIDLAEEAKRGEEDEDEEETAVQQNTPDWDDDFDLDTLTDSDASDMDESEKVRPQRATRGSRTLAIKKNNKGETQLHQACIAGNLELVRRLIDQGHTVNVRDHAGWLPLHEACNHGHRDIVELLLDKGAASAINDKGGTSCDGITPLYDACANGYLDVAELLLDRGADATVRTDYNDTCIVGLDKWRQSAQLVEGEQAQYAELRDRLQRTLSKVGICSEKNAGPLTNANVKGASQGSESVSEEDEEEGLRESQMRSLSHNRSGSEYGAKKYGSSPAQPSASKEYRSVMAQLKRPNRISDEAPSSSSKSNQKRTAFLDSGEVDADYWLIDDVGPEKKRKRFNSGSISTRPSKESLQDSALSLQPNWEDDLQATPEADANSQKRQKQMRKLTLSRSSSMNSNHSSSSTRRVKQQTTLLDSGFSRFRSESPFGSDCSLDGAASVISLRTTEPDSTTGTTSIQLLISPCKSSPIKVQASPVLATTVSFKVKIQDELLLVPVERKKLQDINMRWLAEEAGRRYNKLTGLTPLLRLKTADGFAYEETDAVSVALEQNMLLATILDWKISPLSQRYEEMCHQLQKTVDNKIKLVLERSQNTLMLELSGLWLRPHQTEPVFKALLHQARLTVLDLSRNFIGNEGCQQLGKALPTLLQLKALRLKCNGIGYQGLDALLCGQGMEKLELLEELHLSENPLGDASARTLHKFCASPAGRALTSLHLAQCELTELQDFDLGFSQLSCFDISFNQLSQQSVRRLADQLNSCRLEHLNLSYIRWPLDETSGLALADRLVSLLEGGTCERFARVELAGCGLTDAHLYKITQHLAKAKQLQWLDISDNGRLSGTALGYMLDDLPQLRSLLAANCTILMDDTRLHKLEQHKQLPRRLDLTIDEKVFTLPGVLETLQSIWQLQFGAKAKIQTTSKGRRNGKLYKGLLRLCADESELE; via the exons ATGGATGAAAAGCGCTACCTCAAGCGCAAGGAGAAGGCGCGCAGCGATGGAAATCGAGAACAGGTGGCGGTCAGCTGTAATCAGCTCGGAGACTTCTACAACCAGCAGGGAAAGTACAATGAGGCGGTCGAGGAGTACAAGCAGGAGGCGTCCATCTATGCCAGCATGGGCAAAGAGCTGGAAACAGCCAAGGCCAAACGAATGGTGGGCGAGATGTTCACACTGCTGTGCGACTACGATGCGGCCAAGGACCACATCAACGACTACCTGA AGATTGCCAAGCGGCTGAAGAATCAGGTGGAGCAGCAGAGAGCGTATGCCACGTTGGGACGAGTCCACCTGCTGCATGGCCAGAGCTTGACGGACAGCTCGGCATCGGCAGCCATGGAGCAGCTGAAGTTGGCGGAGAAGAGCTTCCTGCGCAGTCTCTTGCTGATCAAAGA GCTATCGGGTCAGATATCAAAATTGGAGCAGCTCGACATGCAAGCGCGGTGCTATCTGAACATTGGCGTGGTTAAAGAGCACATGGAGGCGTTCGAAGAGTCCATCCAGTACATTAACAAAGCAATCAAGATCAGCAAAACCCATGATTTGTTCGAACTGACCCACTTGTGCTACATTTCGATGAGCTTGCTCTACAACTGCAAAAAGAACGACGCATCGTCGGCTCTGCGCTTCTGCAATATGGCTCTGGAAATGGCCAAGCGGCTGCCCAACAAAGTCAAGAAAATCTGCGAAACGCTGATCACCAAATCTGAGATATTGATTAAGGCCGGCGACTTTGCCAGTGTCAAGCAGATCCTAACCAAGGCCTACAAAAAGAATACCCCGGATGAGAACGATCGGGCGAGCATTGAGCGCACGCTCCGGATTGTGGTAAAGATTTGCCAGACCCTGGATGAGCTGGTCCTAACAAGCTCGGTGGACTATGCCAAGCAGAAGACCTTGTACGAGAAACTGGGCGATGGCTGCTGTCACTTGATGAACTACGAAAAGGCTCTGGTCTACTATCAGAAGATGTTGCAGAACGCAGAGATGAACCAGGAGACCGGCAAGAGTCTGGTGCCCATCTACGTGAGCCTCTATCAAACGTACAGGGACAATGGGCAGTACGACAAGGCTCTGGAGTATCTGTGGAAGGAGTTTGAAGTGAACCAGGACGTTCCGTCTGAGGCCTTCACCACCCTCTGCACCATTGCCGAGATATGTGAGCAGCAGTCGCACCCGTTCTGGACCGTACACGATGTGTACCAAAAGGCTCTGCGACAGGCAAACAAGGCCGGGGCCGCATCCACCAAACTGGAGAAGATTGCACTGGTTCGGCTGAGGCGACTACAGCTGAAACACAATATGGATGTACTCGTCGAAGTTCTAGAGGCGGAGGCCAAGGCCAAGGGCATTGATTTGGCCGAGGAAGCCAAGAGAGGGgaggaagatgaagatgaggaGGAGACAGCTGTGCAGCAAAATACGCCCGACTGGGACGACGACTTCGATCTCGACACGCTGACCGACTCGGATGCCAGTGACATGGATGAGAGCGAGAAGGTGCGCCCGCAACGTGCCACTCGCGGCAGTCGTACGCTGGCGATCAAGAAGAACAACAAGGGGGAAACGCAGCTCCATCAGGCATGCATCGCTGGCAACCTGGAGCTGGTGCGGCGCCTTATAGACCAGGGCCACACAGTAAACGTGAGAGATCACGCTGGTTGGCTTCCCCTGCACGAGGCCTGCAACCACGGGCATCGGGATATTGTGGAACTGTTGCTGGACAAGGGAGCTGCCTCGGCCATCAATGACAAGGGCGGCACCAGCTGCGACGGCATCACTCCCCTCTACGATGCCTGCGCTAATGGGTATCTGGATGTGGCGGAGCTTCTGCTGGACCGTGGAGCAGATGCCACGGTGCGGACGGACTACAACGATACCTGCATTGTCGGACTGGACAAGTGGCGACAGTCGGCTCAGCTCGTGGAAGGGGAGCAGGCCCAGTATGCCGAATTGCGGGACCGTCTGCAGCGCACGCTCTCCAAGGTGGGCATTTGCAGCGAAAAGAATGCTGGACCCTTGACAAACGCCAATGTGAAGGGAGCTAGCCAGGGGAGCGAAAGTGTATCAGAGGAAGATGAAGAGGAAGGTCTGCGTGAAAGCCAGATGCGTTCCCTCAGTCACAATCGATCGGGTAGCGAATACGGAGCTAAGAAGTACGGCTCCAgtccagcccagcccagcgcCAGCAAGGAGTACCGCAGCGTAATGGCGCAGCTAAAGCGTCCGAATCGAATTAGTGATGAggcacccagcagcagcagcaaaagcaaccaGAAACGTACTGCTTTCCTGGACTCGGGCGAGGTAGATGCTGACTATTGGCTGATCGACGATGTGGGGCCAGAAAAGAAACGCAAGCGATTCAATTCGGGGAGCATCAGCACTCGTCCATCCAAGGAAAGTTTGCAGGACTCGGCATTGTCGCTGCAGCCAAATTGGGAGGATGATCTGCAGGCCACACCCGAAGCCGATGCCAACTCCCAGAAGCGACAGAAGCAGATGAGAAAGCTCACGCTGTCACGCTCCTCCAGCATGAACAGCAAccacagcagctccagcacccGCAGGGTAAAGCAACAGACCACGCTGCTGGACAGCGGCTTCAGTCGGTTTCGTAGCGAGAGTCCGTTTGGCAGCGACTGCTCCCTCGATGGGGCCGCTTCGGTGATTAGTCTGCGTACCACAGAACCGGACTCCACCACGGGCACCACATCTATACAGCTGCTCATCTCCCCGTGCAAGTCGTCGCCCATTAAAGTTCAGGCCTCGCCTGTCCTGGCCACCACCGTTTCGTTCAAGGTAAAGATCCAGGATGAACTCTTGCTGGTTCCCGTCGAGCGCAAGAAGCTCCAGGACATCAACATGCGGTGGCTGGCCGAAGAGGCTGGAAGGCGATACAACAA ATTGACTGGTCTCACACCCCTGCTGCGCCTCAAGACTGCCGATGGCTTTGCCTACGAGGAGACGGATGCCGTGAGCGTGGCTCTCGAGCAGAACATGCTGCTGGCCACGATTTTGGATTGGAAAATCTCACCGCTTTCCCAGCGCTACGAGGAGATGTGCCACCAACTGCAGAAGA CTGTAGACAACAAGATCAAGCTTGTGCTGGAGCGTTCGCAGAACACGCTAATGCTGGAGCTATCCGGCCTCTGGCTGCGCCCCCATCAAACGGAACCCGTGTTTAAGGCACTGCTGCATCAGGCACGTCTAACGGTGTTGGACCTGTCGCGCAACTTTATTGGCAATGAGGGTTGCCAGCAGTTGGGCAAGGCTTTGCCCacgctgctgcagctcaagGCGCTGAGACTGAAATGCAATGGCATTGGCTACCAGGGATTAGATGCGCTGCTTTGTGGCCAGGGTATGGAGAAACTCGAGCTTCTGGAAGAGCTACACCTGAGCGAGAACCCCCTTGGTGATGCCAGTGCCAGGACGCTGCACAAGTTTTGTGCCAGCCCCGCCGGTCGTGCCCTCACTTCGCTGCATCTGGCCCAGTGCGAGCTGACGGAACTGCAGGACTTTGATCTGGGATTCAGTCAACTGAGCTGCTTCGACATCAGCTTCAACCAGCTCAGCCAGCAGAGCGTGCGGAGGCTGGCGGATCAGCTAAACAGCTGCCGTTTGGAGCACTTGAACTTGAGCTACATCCGCTGGCCGCTCGACGAGACAAGTGGGTTGGCTTTGGCCGATCGTCTGGTGTCCCTGCTCGAAGGCGGCACATGCGAGCGATTTGCTCGCGTGGAGCTCGCCGGCTGTGGGCTGACCGATGCCCATCTGTACAAGATTACCCAGCATCTGGCCAAGGCCAAGCAGCTGCAGTGGCTGGACATTAGCGACAACGGCAGACTGAGTGGCACCGCTTTGGGCTACATGCTGGACGATCTGCCCCAGCTCCGCTCGCTCCTGGCGGCTAATTGCACGATTCTAATGGACGACACCCGTCTGCATAAGCTGGAGCAGCACAAGCAGCTTCCCAGGCGCTTGGATCTGACGATCGATGAGAAAGTGTTCACCCTGCCCGGTGTATTGGAGACCCTTCAGTCCATTTGGCAGCTGCAGTTTGGAGCCAAGGCCAAGATTCAAACCACATCCAAGGGTCGACGGAATGGTAAGCTTTACAAGGGGCTCCTCAGGCTCTGTGCGGATGAAAGCGAACTGGAATAA
- the Zn72D gene encoding zinc finger RNA-binding protein isoform X1: MANNNYAGFNYGGTQYNSGQVSYPAVTNATYANAAAYQNAAAAAGQGGGYAATGSGSGSGGGGNYGGYGDYRNPTSYDGSKTFYQQSPASYNATGPAAAGSKTHYSAPPVKNNAKGGKMDKSNGGPKPPISAPPGGPGNNYSGYDSAVYNAASMYVNQQHQGGPPNKPNGGNNWYPRKMGPAIPGPPALRGLRPKAPPRPQQLHYCEVCKISCAGPQTYREHLEGQKHKKREASLKMSASATSTTQNRGNNYHCELCDVTCTGTDAYAAHVRGAKHQKVVKLHQKLGKPIPSEEPKKLGKINFVPAAAGGPAAAATAAGTGAAAAAATPAKTEGASESDAAAADAAAADNLDDNQDDSCGENTDNIKPVGGEYIEEVKDEEHKILSFNCKLCDCKFNDPNAKEMHMKGRRHRLQYKRKVQPDLVVDFKPTPRQRRLAEARAQRALMSSHRGGGGGDEHEGSGNYWEEQRNRQYNEEYDYNNWMSRSFGGAQRFGRIGNGPPPHFGMMPGGNLRRPESTDDRHAIARHAEIYPKEEELQTIQRIVSHTERALKLVSDALTDQPNEGAAAAAKKDKPDKPSEKDGRDNQIFSFHKDADSGGNVVRILKGVMRVGYLAKGLLLHGDNAVELVVLCAEKPTVGLLQRVATKLPDKLKDVAGDMQITYRVEVNADDAAVIVLDESVSVKITLTSPLLREGNPPEVPVKQEEGDPANAGDTDLLPREPCLRALADLRHAKWFQARATGLQSCVMVIRILRDLCQRVASWQALPQWSLELLVEKVISSAAFPISPGDCMRRIMEALSSGFLINGPGLLDPCEKDPTDALLVLSKQEREDLTVSAQQFLRFIAFRQIFKVLGMDQLPAMKFPVRPWRINRKRRRSSGKAGASGTEAEAAEIEETGSDEKVPKKDGAGASSSPA, from the exons ATGGCGAACAACAACTACGCCGGGTTCAACTATGGCGGCACCCAGTACAATTCGGGACAGGTATCGTACCCGGCGGTAACCAACGCCACTTATGCAAATGCGGCTGCCTACCAAAacgctgctgcggctgctggccAAGGCGGCGGCTATGCAGCAAccgggtctggctctgggtctgggggtGGCGGCAACTACGGTGGCTATGGCGACTACCGCAACCCCACGTCCTACGACGGCAGCAAGACATTCTACCAGCAGTCTCCGGCCAGCTACAACGCTAccgggccagcagcagcaggtagCAAGACTCACTACTCGGCTCCGCCCGTCAAGAATAACGCCAAGGGCGGCAAAATGGACAAATCAAACGGCGGACCCAAGCCCCCGATCTCGGCTCCACCTGGAGGTCCAGGTAACAATTACAGCGGCTACGACTCGGCCGTCTACAATGCGGCGAGCATGTACGTGAACCAACAGCACCAAGGCGGTCCTCCGAATAAGCCGAATGGCGGCAACAATTGGTATCCGCGCAAGATGGGGCCCGCCATCCCGGGACCACCGGCCTTGCGCGGCCTGCGACCAAAGGCACCGCCACGCCCCCAGCAACTGCACTATTGCGAGGTGTGCAAGATCTCCTGCGCCGGACCGCAGACGTATCGCGAGCATTTGGAGGGACAGAAGCACAAGAAGCGGGAGGCCTCTCTAAAGATGTCCGCCAGTGCCACGAGCACCACCCAGAACCGTGGCAACAACTACCACTGCGAGCTGTGCGACGTCACGTGCACGGGCACAGATGCATATGCCGCCCATGTGCGCGGAGCGAAACACCAGAAGGTAGTGAAGTTACACCAGAAGCTGGGAAAGCCCATACCCTCCGAGGAGCCAAAGAAATTGGGCAAGATTAACTTTGTCCCGGCGGCTGCTGGAGGACCAGCTGCGGCCGCGACTGcggctggaactggagctgccgctgcagcggcCACTCCAGCGAAGACTGAAGGTGCCAGCGAGAGCGATGCGGCGGCGgctgatgctgccgctgctgacaACTTGGATGACAATCAGGACGACTCTTGTGGCGAGAACACAGACAATATAAAGCCCGTGGGCGGCGAATACATCGAGGAGGTCAAGGACGAAGAGCACAAGATTCTCAGCTTCAATTGCAAGCTCTGCGACTGCAAGTTCAACGACCCCAATGCCAAAGAGATGCACATGAAAGGGCGCCGCCATCGCTTGCAGTACAAGCGCAAGGTCCAGCCCGATCTGGTTGTGGACTTCAAGCCGACCCCACGCCAGCGTCGACTGGCTGAGGCCAGGGCACAGCGGGCACTCATGTCCTCGCATcggggcggtggcggtggcgacgAGCACGAGGGAAGCGGCAACTACTGGGAGGAGCAGCGGAATCGTCAGTATAACGAGGAGTACGACTACAACAATTGGATGTCGCGCAGCTTTGGAG gcGCCCAACGCTTTGGGCGCATCGGCAACGGGCCACCACCGCATTTTGGCATGATGCCCGGCGGCAATTTGCGTCGCCCCGAGAGCACTGACGATCGTCATGCCATTGCGCGCCATGCCGAGATCTATCCCAAAGAGGAGGAGTTGCAGACAATCCAGCGCATCGTCTCGCACACGGAGCGTGCGCTCAAGCTCGTGTCGGATGCGTTGACAGATCAGCCGAACGAGGGGGCCGCCGCGGCTGCCAAGAAGGATAAACCAGACAAACCCTCGGAGAAGGACGGACGCGATAACCAGATATTCTCGTTCCACAAGGACGCCGACAGCGGCGGCAATGTGGTGCGCATTCTGAAGGGCGTCATGCGGGTGGGCTACTTGGCCAAGGGTCTGCTGCTCCATGGCGACAATGCCGTCGAGCTGGTCGTACTCTGTGCGGAGAAGCCAACGGTGGGCCTCCTCCAGCGGGTGGCCACCAAGCTGCCAGACAAACTCAAGGATGTGGCAG GCGACATGCAGATCACCTATCGCGTGGAGGTAAATGCCGACGACGCAGCCGTCATTGTGCTCGATGAGAGTGTCTCTGTGAAGATTACCCTGACATCGCCCTTGCTGCGGGAGGGTAATCCGCCCGAGGTTCCGGTCAAGCAGGAGGAAGGCGATCCGGCCAACGCTGGCGATACGGATCTTCTACCACGCGAACCTTGTCTGCGG GCACTGGCTGACTTGCGGCACGCCAAATGGTTCCAGGCCCGTGCCACTGGCCTGCAATCGTGTGTCATGGTCATTCGCATTTTGCGGGATCTCTGCCAGCGCGTGGCCTCGTGGCAGGCACTGCCGCAGTGGTCTTTGGAACTGCTTGTGGAGAAGGTAATCTCATCGGCTGCCTTTCCAATCTCTCCCGGCGACTGCATGCGTCGCATTATGGAGGCATTGTCTTCCGGCTTTCTGATTAACGGTCCGGGACTGCTAGATCCCTGCGAGAAGGATCCGACCGATGCGCTGCTGGTTCTCAGCAAGCAAGAGCGCGAGGATCTCACTGTGTCGGCCCAGCAATTCCTGCGCTTCATCGCCTTTCGGCAGATCTTTAAAGTGCTCGGCATGGATCAGCTGCCAGCCATGAAGTTTCCCGTGCGCCCGTGGCGCATCAACCGTAAGCGTCGCCGCTCGTCGGGCAAGGCAGGCGCATCGGGCACCGAGGCCGAGGCTGCTGAGATCGAGGAGACCGGGTCCGATGAGAAGGTGCCCAAGAAGGACGGCGCCGGCGCCAGTAGTTCGCCCGCTTGA
- the Zn72D gene encoding zinc finger RNA-binding protein isoform X2 → MANNNYAGFNYGGTQYNSGQVSYPAVTNATYANAAAYQNAAAAAGQGGGYAATGSGSGSGGGGNYGGYGDYRNPTSYDGSKTFYQQSPASYNATGPAAAGSKTHYSAPPVKNNAKGGKMDKSNGGPKPPISAPPGGPGNNYSGYDSAVYNAASMYVNQQHQGGPPNKPNGGNNWYPRKMGPAIPGPPALRGLRPKAPPRPQQLHYCEVCKISCAGPQTYREHLEGQKHKKREASLKMSASATSTTQNRGNNYHCELCDVTCTGTDAYAAHVRGAKHQKVVKLHQKLGKPIPSEEPKKLGKINFVPAAAGGPAAAATAAGTGAAAAAATPAKTEGASESDAAAADAAAADNLDDNQDDSCGENTDNIKPVGGEYIEEVKDEEHKILSFNCKLCDCKFNDPNAKEMHMKGRRHRLQYKRKVQPDLVVDFKPTPRQRRLAEARAQRALMSSHRGGGGGDEHEGSGNYWEEQRNRQYNEEYDYNNWMSRSFGGAQRFGRIGNGPPPHFGMMPGGNLRRPESTDDRHAIARHAEIYPKEEELQTIQRIVSHTERALKLVSDALTDQPNEGAAAAAKKDKPDKPSEKDGRDNQIFSFHKDADSGGNVVRILKGVMRVGYLAKGLLLHGDNAVELVVLCAEKPTVGLLQRVATKLPDKLKDVAASLSAG, encoded by the exons ATGGCGAACAACAACTACGCCGGGTTCAACTATGGCGGCACCCAGTACAATTCGGGACAGGTATCGTACCCGGCGGTAACCAACGCCACTTATGCAAATGCGGCTGCCTACCAAAacgctgctgcggctgctggccAAGGCGGCGGCTATGCAGCAAccgggtctggctctgggtctgggggtGGCGGCAACTACGGTGGCTATGGCGACTACCGCAACCCCACGTCCTACGACGGCAGCAAGACATTCTACCAGCAGTCTCCGGCCAGCTACAACGCTAccgggccagcagcagcaggtagCAAGACTCACTACTCGGCTCCGCCCGTCAAGAATAACGCCAAGGGCGGCAAAATGGACAAATCAAACGGCGGACCCAAGCCCCCGATCTCGGCTCCACCTGGAGGTCCAGGTAACAATTACAGCGGCTACGACTCGGCCGTCTACAATGCGGCGAGCATGTACGTGAACCAACAGCACCAAGGCGGTCCTCCGAATAAGCCGAATGGCGGCAACAATTGGTATCCGCGCAAGATGGGGCCCGCCATCCCGGGACCACCGGCCTTGCGCGGCCTGCGACCAAAGGCACCGCCACGCCCCCAGCAACTGCACTATTGCGAGGTGTGCAAGATCTCCTGCGCCGGACCGCAGACGTATCGCGAGCATTTGGAGGGACAGAAGCACAAGAAGCGGGAGGCCTCTCTAAAGATGTCCGCCAGTGCCACGAGCACCACCCAGAACCGTGGCAACAACTACCACTGCGAGCTGTGCGACGTCACGTGCACGGGCACAGATGCATATGCCGCCCATGTGCGCGGAGCGAAACACCAGAAGGTAGTGAAGTTACACCAGAAGCTGGGAAAGCCCATACCCTCCGAGGAGCCAAAGAAATTGGGCAAGATTAACTTTGTCCCGGCGGCTGCTGGAGGACCAGCTGCGGCCGCGACTGcggctggaactggagctgccgctgcagcggcCACTCCAGCGAAGACTGAAGGTGCCAGCGAGAGCGATGCGGCGGCGgctgatgctgccgctgctgacaACTTGGATGACAATCAGGACGACTCTTGTGGCGAGAACACAGACAATATAAAGCCCGTGGGCGGCGAATACATCGAGGAGGTCAAGGACGAAGAGCACAAGATTCTCAGCTTCAATTGCAAGCTCTGCGACTGCAAGTTCAACGACCCCAATGCCAAAGAGATGCACATGAAAGGGCGCCGCCATCGCTTGCAGTACAAGCGCAAGGTCCAGCCCGATCTGGTTGTGGACTTCAAGCCGACCCCACGCCAGCGTCGACTGGCTGAGGCCAGGGCACAGCGGGCACTCATGTCCTCGCATcggggcggtggcggtggcgacgAGCACGAGGGAAGCGGCAACTACTGGGAGGAGCAGCGGAATCGTCAGTATAACGAGGAGTACGACTACAACAATTGGATGTCGCGCAGCTTTGGAG gcGCCCAACGCTTTGGGCGCATCGGCAACGGGCCACCACCGCATTTTGGCATGATGCCCGGCGGCAATTTGCGTCGCCCCGAGAGCACTGACGATCGTCATGCCATTGCGCGCCATGCCGAGATCTATCCCAAAGAGGAGGAGTTGCAGACAATCCAGCGCATCGTCTCGCACACGGAGCGTGCGCTCAAGCTCGTGTCGGATGCGTTGACAGATCAGCCGAACGAGGGGGCCGCCGCGGCTGCCAAGAAGGATAAACCAGACAAACCCTCGGAGAAGGACGGACGCGATAACCAGATATTCTCGTTCCACAAGGACGCCGACAGCGGCGGCAATGTGGTGCGCATTCTGAAGGGCGTCATGCGGGTGGGCTACTTGGCCAAGGGTCTGCTGCTCCATGGCGACAATGCCGTCGAGCTGGTCGTACTCTGTGCGGAGAAGCCAACGGTGGGCCTCCTCCAGCGGGTGGCCACCAAGCTGCCAGACAAACTCAAGGATGTGGCAG CTTCTCTCTCTGCAGGATAA